The Streptomyces sp. NBC_00440 genome contains a region encoding:
- a CDS encoding LacI family DNA-binding transcriptional regulator — translation MATIRDVAQRAGVAPSTVSYVLNGSRSISTETRIRVQEAVDTLGYHPRASARTLRSSRTQVIALALPRAAGVQHSVDGRFAIDVSDAVNSLGYDLLLTTSQDKAGGLRRVALSGLADAAILMAVDMEDARIDVVRELAFPSALIGRPADEDALPWTDLDWEEAAVLAVRELAAAGHSDMVYLAPSEAEVRARRSYALRGIAGARRGARATGASVKLVHSVDDAAKLARRLRTLLPAPRGNASRRPPTALVVQHPSAHHHIMASVAAAGLRVPEDLSVVVIGSLPGDPSSRRLPRVELPVETLATEVSRLAVSAATALRERAAGDSEPSGQLLAASIGHLLIAPVLLPGAAPFTAPLR, via the coding sequence ATGGCTACCATCAGGGACGTCGCGCAGCGGGCAGGTGTCGCCCCGAGCACCGTCTCGTATGTGCTCAACGGCTCCAGGAGCATCTCCACGGAGACGCGCATACGTGTCCAGGAAGCGGTGGACACCCTCGGCTACCACCCCCGGGCCAGCGCGCGGACGCTGCGCAGCAGCCGTACGCAGGTGATCGCGCTGGCCCTGCCGCGGGCGGCCGGTGTGCAGCACTCCGTGGACGGCAGATTCGCCATCGACGTCAGCGACGCCGTCAACAGCCTTGGCTACGACCTGCTGCTCACCACCTCCCAGGACAAGGCGGGAGGGCTGCGGCGTGTGGCGCTCAGTGGTCTCGCGGACGCCGCGATCCTGATGGCCGTCGACATGGAGGACGCGCGGATCGACGTCGTACGGGAGCTGGCCTTCCCGTCAGCCCTGATCGGGCGGCCCGCTGACGAGGACGCCCTGCCGTGGACCGACCTCGACTGGGAGGAGGCCGCCGTCCTCGCCGTACGTGAACTGGCTGCCGCGGGACACAGTGACATGGTGTATCTCGCGCCCAGCGAGGCTGAGGTCAGGGCCCGGCGCAGCTACGCGTTGCGCGGTATCGCCGGGGCGCGGCGAGGGGCCCGCGCGACAGGCGCTTCTGTCAAGCTGGTTCACTCCGTGGACGATGCGGCGAAGCTCGCCCGCAGGCTGCGGACCTTGCTCCCGGCTCCCAGGGGTAACGCGAGCCGAAGGCCGCCGACCGCTCTTGTCGTGCAGCATCCATCAGCGCACCACCACATCATGGCGTCCGTGGCCGCGGCCGGTCTGCGGGTACCGGAAGACCTCAGTGTGGTGGTCATCGGTTCGCTCCCGGGCGATCCGTCGAGCCGCAGGCTGCCCCGTGTCGAACTGCCCGTCGAGACGTTGGCAACCGAGGTCTCCCGGCTTGCCGTGTCCGCCGCCACCGCCTTGCGCGAGCGTGCCGCGGGCGACTCCGAGCCCAGCGGGCAGCTGCTCGCCGCCTCCATCGGGCATCTGCTCATCGCGCCTGTCCTGCTGCCGGGGGCGGCGCCGTTCACCGCGCCACTGCGCTGA
- a CDS encoding sugar ABC transporter substrate-binding protein, with the protein MHLLRRRPPASVAIATATALLTVAGLAGCGNVPDPGTITVLNSATDTLEHDQEQKFFDVCAKPLGVKVRQTSVPADQVVSKALRMASSRSLTDILELDGSDVPQFADTGGLVPLKNTGVDVSGMSGSAITMGSFGGTLYGIARSVNSLALIYNVDLLKKAGVEPPTTWDELKVTARKLTHGKTYGMAFSATPDADGVYQFLPFFWSGGGDEAHLDNGKGAPALQLWTDLVHQKSASSAAVTWNQQDVNDQFIAGRTAMMINGPWQVPVLSEHKDLHWAVAAIPVPRAGGTPVPPIGGTVMTVPQTKDKQRQGTAAKIINCLNERKNQVAWGEAVNNVPTRTSAAAAYKARNPKLGAFADEVATARSRTDRVGAHWPAVSDALAGAFQSVLTGRSTPEAALKQAQSRATAGE; encoded by the coding sequence ATGCACCTCCTCCGCCGACGCCCGCCGGCGTCGGTCGCGATCGCCACCGCTACGGCCCTCCTGACCGTGGCCGGCCTCGCCGGCTGCGGGAACGTCCCCGACCCGGGCACGATCACCGTGCTGAACTCGGCCACGGACACCCTCGAACACGATCAGGAGCAGAAGTTCTTCGATGTGTGCGCGAAGCCGCTCGGAGTCAAGGTCAGACAGACCAGCGTCCCGGCCGACCAGGTGGTCTCGAAGGCGTTGCGGATGGCCTCGTCCCGCTCGCTGACCGACATCCTGGAGCTGGACGGCTCCGATGTGCCGCAGTTCGCGGACACGGGCGGCCTCGTGCCGCTGAAGAACACCGGTGTCGACGTGTCCGGGATGTCGGGCAGCGCCATCACCATGGGCAGCTTCGGCGGCACCCTTTACGGCATCGCGCGCTCGGTCAACTCGCTCGCCCTGATCTACAACGTGGACCTGCTCAAGAAGGCCGGGGTCGAACCCCCCACCACCTGGGACGAGCTCAAGGTGACGGCAAGGAAGCTCACGCACGGCAAGACGTACGGGATGGCCTTCAGCGCGACGCCGGACGCCGACGGGGTCTATCAGTTCCTGCCGTTCTTCTGGTCGGGCGGTGGCGACGAGGCCCATCTAGACAACGGCAAGGGCGCGCCTGCGCTGCAGCTGTGGACGGACCTGGTGCACCAGAAGTCGGCGTCGAGCGCCGCGGTCACCTGGAACCAGCAGGACGTCAACGACCAGTTCATCGCGGGCCGCACCGCGATGATGATCAACGGTCCATGGCAGGTCCCGGTGCTCAGTGAGCACAAGGATCTGCACTGGGCGGTCGCCGCGATACCGGTGCCACGGGCCGGCGGCACGCCGGTGCCGCCGATCGGCGGCACCGTGATGACGGTTCCGCAGACCAAGGACAAGCAGCGGCAGGGGACCGCCGCGAAGATCATCAACTGCCTCAACGAGCGGAAGAACCAGGTCGCCTGGGGCGAGGCCGTCAACAACGTACCCACCCGCACTTCCGCGGCTGCCGCGTACAAGGCCCGGAACCCGAAGCTCGGAGCCTTCGCCGACGAGGTCGCGACGGCGCGCTCGCGCACCGACCGGGTCGGTGCGCACTGGCCGGCCGTGTCCGACGCCCTGGCCGGCGCCTTCCAGTCCGTTCTGACCGGCCGCTCCACACCTGAAGCGGCTCTGAAGCAGGCCCAGTCACGGGCCACGGCCGGCGAGTGA